The genomic window GGCGGCCAATGGCTGGTGCGCATAGAAGACGTGGATGTACCGCGCACCGTGGCGGGCGCTACCGAACGCATCCTGCAGCAGCTCAGCGACTGCGGGCTCACATCGGATGAACCAGTGGTGCGGCAGTCCACTCGCTCGGCGCTGTACCAAGAGGCGCTGTACCAACTCATCACCGCCCAACGCGCCTACCCTTGCTGCTGCTCCCGCAAGGACATTGCGGCTGCCATCCAGGCCCAGGGCCGGACCCGCGCGAGGCATGGCGAGCTGGTCTACCCCGGCACCTGCAGGCTGGGCATGCGGCCCAGCACCTGCGCCGACGCTGCGCCCAACACAGTCCCACCTTCCACAGCCTGGCGATTCTTGACCGAGTCGCTTAAGCAAAATTGGCCTCTAGCCCCCGTCGAATATGAACCTACCGCTATTAATTCAGTAGCATTGCATACAACACACTGGCAAGACCGTTGGATGGGCGCGCAGCAACAGGATGTGGCAGCCGAGGTGGGCGACTTCGTTCTCAAGCGCGCCGACGGCTGCGCCACCTACCAGCTGGCCGTGGTGGTGGACGACGGCGCCCAGGGCATCACCCATGTGGTGCGCGGTTTGGATCTGGCGGATAACACGGCCCGGCAGGTGATGCTGCAACAGGCGCTGGGCCTGCCTACGCCGCAGTACTTGCACACACCGCTGGTGCTGGGTGTCAATGGCGAAAAGTTGTCCAAACAAAACGGCGCGCAGGCCTTGGACACGTCCAGCCCCGCCGCCGCGCTGGCGGCCCTGCAACACGCGGCCCAGGTGCTGGGTTTGCCCGCCAGCACGCAGACCACCATCCCCCAGGCCCTGTCCGATTGGACAGCCGCATGGCATCAGACTTATCTTGCGACCGCGATGCGCATGGACCGCGCCACGTAGAGCAGGCACAACACGGTCAAGCCTGCACCCACCAGCACACCTGGCAACACACGGGCCAGCGTCAGCGCTTCACCCTTGAGCACCAGCATCATCAGGGTATTCTGGGCCAGCCCCGGCACCCACAGGTACCAGGCGGCATCCCCCCCGGGGTTCAACAGGCTGACCATGGGCGCCAGCCCCACCAATGTGACGACCAGTGCACTACCCGCCTGCGCTTCCTTGAAGGTCTTGGAGCGAATGGCCAACGCCATCAGCACCGCACCCAGGCCGGCGGCCAGTGGCAGCTGCAGCAGCAAAAAGACCACCACCTCGTACCAGCCAAACTGGAACATGGCCTGCAGGCTGTCGCTGCGCAGCAGCCACTGCGCCGGCACAAAGCTCAGATTGGCCAGCAAGGCCACGGCCATGCCCAGCAATGCCACTGCACCCCATTTACCCAGCACCAGTGCAAAGTGTTGAACCGGGTTCATCAGCAGCGGCTCCAGTGAGCCCCGCTCACGCTCACCTGCCGTGCTGTCCAGCGCCGCGGTCAGGGCGCCGTAGAGCACGGCCATGATGATGAACATCGGAATGATGCCGGTGATACGTGCCGCACGGGCCTGGGTGCTGGCCAGGTCACGCTCCTGCACATCCACGGCCTGCAGCAGTTCGGTGGACACACCGCGCAGCGCCATGCTCAGCGTGGCGCGTTCGCGGTTGAAGCCCTGCAGCAGCCGCACGAGTGTGCCCACACCGGCACCGGCGCGCTGGTTGGCACTGTCGCTGACCACCTCGACCGTGGGGCGCTCACCGGTACGCAGAGCGTCTTCAAAGTCTTTGCCAATCACCAACACCGGCTCCAGCAGCGTGGTGGCGCGCAACCGGGCCTCGTAGTCCGCCGGTGCGGCCTTGAGGGTGTAGGTTTGGCGCTCCAGGAAGTTGCGCAGGCTGGGCGCGTGTTCGATGCCCACTACCATCACCTCACGCTTCTCGGCGCGCTCTTCCAGCGAGGAAATCAGGGTCGACAGCGCCAGCAGCAGCAACGGCCCCATCAGCACGGCAGGGACCAGCAGGCGCAGCAGAGTGCGCCGGTCGCGTAGCGCATCCATCACTTCTTTGGTGAAGACGATCCAGAAGCCTTTCAACAAAAACTTGCTCATACAGATTCCTGGCTTGCCAGAGAAGGCAAAGGGGGCTGAGGGGGAAAGGCCAGCTTGACAAAGGCGTCTTCAAACTTGGTCTCACCGGCCTGCTCCAGCAGCTCGGCCACCGTGCCCTGGGCGACACTGCGGCCCTGCGCCACCACGACCACGTGTTCACACAGCTGCTCCACCTCTTGCATGATGTGGGTCGAAAAAATGATGCACTTGCTGCCGCCCGCGGGGGAACGCAGGTGGCGCAGGGCCTCACGCAAGGCGCGCGTGGCCAGCACATCCAGACCATTGGTGGGTTCATCCAGCACGATGTTGGCCGGGTCGTGCACCAGGGCGCGGGCCAGCGCGGTTTTCATGCGTTCACCCTGGCTGAAGCCCTCGGCCCGCCGGTCCAGGATCTTGTCCATGTCCAACAGGCGCGACAGCTCTTCGGCGCGTGCGCTGGCGGCATCGGCCTCCATGCCCTGCAGGCGACCAAAGTAGATGATGTTTTCACGGGCTGACAGTCGTGGGTAGAGCCCGTGCGCGTCGCCCAGAATGCCCAGGCGTGCCAGTGCCTGGCGGGGTGCCTGCTCTACAGCAATGCCATCGACCGTAATGCTGCCGCCATCGGGCTTGAACAAGCCACCCAGCATGCGCAGCGTGGTGGTCTTGCCCGCACCATTGGCCCCCAGCAGACCGGTGATACGACCGCTGGCCGCGTGCACGGTGACACCCTGCACGGCATTCACAGTTTGTTTGGCGGCGCGCTGGAACAAAGAACCACCGGTGCGTGACACAAAGTGTTTGCTGACGTTGTCAATATGGATCATGGTTGGACCGGCACAAATACGCTGGGCCGCGGAATACGGGTCGCACAACTGGCATCTTGTGGCAAGGCGGTGCTGGCTTGTTTGGCGTCTATGAAACGGAACAACACCTCGTTCATACAACCCACAGCCGCCACACCATGGCCGGCCTGGGGCACCACAACATGCTGCACCAGGGACTTGTCTTGCGCGCCCAGCGCCTGGGCCACACGTTCTCCATGGCGCGGTGGTGTGGCCGGGTCTGCCCCGCCGCTGAGTACCAAAACAGGCGAGCGGGTTGGGCCCACTGTGAAGAACTCGGGGGGCACGGCACCTTTGGGCCAGTTCTGGCAAGCATCTGCATAGAAGCTGGCGTCGGCACTGCCAAAGTCCGCGCCCGGCTTGTCACTTGCAGCGGCCAGGCGCGGCACATCTTCTGCGCACACCACCGAGAAATGCATGCCCATGGCCACTCGCATGGCCTTGCGGGTAGCCACCGCGCCAGCCAAACCCAACAGACCTTCAAAACGCCCATGGCTGGCCGCTGCGTCTATGGCGGCGGGCAAGGCGGCGGTTAAAGCAGGCACATACAACGGGGTGCGCACGCTGCGCAACAGCAGATCACGCGTCAGCGTGAAACGCTCGGGCAGGCCCGTCACCGGATGGTTGACGCTGACGTCACGGGGCAGACTTTGCAGCAACGCAGCCCACTGCTGGCGCAGTTGTGGGTACTGCGCCCTACATGCCGTGTCCTGTTCACAGGCCAACAGGCTGGCATCGAGTGCGGCCTGGCTATCGGTGGAAAAACTGGCGGGCAACACCATGTCGGGCGGCGCCACACCGTCCAGCACCGTGCGGCGCACACGGTCGGGGTACTGCCGCTGGTACTCCAGCGCGGCGCGGGTGCCGTAGGAGGCGCCGACCAGGTTCCACTGTGGTGCGCCCAACTGCTGGCGCACAGCCTCAAAGTCCTGCATGGCGATGGTGGTCGTGTAGAAGCGCAAATCCCCATAGGGCAGCTGCATCAGCGCGGCGCGGCACTGCTCCAGCCGGCGGGCCTGTGCAGCAGGGTTCACCGCTTCCACCAGGGGCAGCTTGCTGTCGTCTTCACACTGCAGCGGGGCCGATTTGCCGGTACCGCGTTGGTCGACAAAGACCAGGTCGCGGCGGTAGTTCAGGCGTGTGAACCGGGACAACATGGCGGGGGCCACACCTATGGCACTTTGGCCGGGCCCACCGGCCAGCATTAGCACCGGATCGGGCTGTTTGTTGCGCGCCATGGCGGGTACGACCAGGTAGTGCACGTCGATCTGCACACCCTTGGGGTTTGTAGGGTCCAGAGGGCGCTGGATGACACCAC from Rhodoferax sp. AJA081-3 includes these protein-coding regions:
- the gluQRS gene encoding tRNA glutamyl-Q(34) synthetase GluQRS; its protein translation is MSPTAIYRGRFAPSPTGPLHAGSLVAALASWLDARAHGGQWLVRIEDVDVPRTVAGATERILQQLSDCGLTSDEPVVRQSTRSALYQEALYQLITAQRAYPCCCSRKDIAAAIQAQGRTRARHGELVYPGTCRLGMRPSTCADAAPNTVPPSTAWRFLTESLKQNWPLAPVEYEPTAINSVALHTTHWQDRWMGAQQQDVAAEVGDFVLKRADGCATYQLAVVVDDGAQGITHVVRGLDLADNTARQVMLQQALGLPTPQYLHTPLVLGVNGEKLSKQNGAQALDTSSPAAALAALQHAAQVLGLPASTQTTIPQALSDWTAAWHQTYLATAMRMDRAT
- a CDS encoding ABC transporter permease, yielding MSKFLLKGFWIVFTKEVMDALRDRRTLLRLLVPAVLMGPLLLLALSTLISSLEERAEKREVMVVGIEHAPSLRNFLERQTYTLKAAPADYEARLRATTLLEPVLVIGKDFEDALRTGERPTVEVVSDSANQRAGAGVGTLVRLLQGFNRERATLSMALRGVSTELLQAVDVQERDLASTQARAARITGIIPMFIIMAVLYGALTAALDSTAGERERGSLEPLLMNPVQHFALVLGKWGAVALLGMAVALLANLSFVPAQWLLRSDSLQAMFQFGWYEVVVFLLLQLPLAAGLGAVLMALAIRSKTFKEAQAGSALVVTLVGLAPMVSLLNPGGDAAWYLWVPGLAQNTLMMLVLKGEALTLARVLPGVLVGAGLTVLCLLYVARSMRIAVAR
- a CDS encoding ATP-binding cassette domain-containing protein, yielding MIHIDNVSKHFVSRTGGSLFQRAAKQTVNAVQGVTVHAASGRITGLLGANGAGKTTTLRMLGGLFKPDGGSITVDGIAVEQAPRQALARLGILGDAHGLYPRLSARENIIYFGRLQGMEADAASARAEELSRLLDMDKILDRRAEGFSQGERMKTALARALVHDPANIVLDEPTNGLDVLATRALREALRHLRSPAGGSKCIIFSTHIMQEVEQLCEHVVVVAQGRSVAQGTVAELLEQAGETKFEDAFVKLAFPPQPPLPSLASQESV
- a CDS encoding alpha/beta fold hydrolase gives rise to the protein MHQQLPTFTPTQFRQRARGALVIALGALVVQTVPAWAATQVCRVEGLPNELQCGVIQRPLDPTNPKGVQIDVHYLVVPAMARNKQPDPVLMLAGGPGQSAIGVAPAMLSRFTRLNYRRDLVFVDQRGTGKSAPLQCEDDSKLPLVEAVNPAAQARRLEQCRAALMQLPYGDLRFYTTTIAMQDFEAVRQQLGAPQWNLVGASYGTRAALEYQRQYPDRVRRTVLDGVAPPDMVLPASFSTDSQAALDASLLACEQDTACRAQYPQLRQQWAALLQSLPRDVSVNHPVTGLPERFTLTRDLLLRSVRTPLYVPALTAALPAAIDAAASHGRFEGLLGLAGAVATRKAMRVAMGMHFSVVCAEDVPRLAAASDKPGADFGSADASFYADACQNWPKGAVPPEFFTVGPTRSPVLVLSGGADPATPPRHGERVAQALGAQDKSLVQHVVVPQAGHGVAAVGCMNEVLFRFIDAKQASTALPQDASCATRIPRPSVFVPVQP